One window of the Streptomyces asoensis genome contains the following:
- a CDS encoding PucR family transcriptional regulator: MRLRALLDTDALGLRLLGGGDELDRTVRGVMTTDLRDPSRYLSGGELVLTGLAWRRDAADSEPFVRILVQAGVAALAAGEAELGAVPEDLAVACARHRLPLFAVHESVAFATITEHVVRQVSGERAGDLAAVVDRHRRMMTSGPAGGGPDVVLDLLGSDLDLRAWVLSPTGRLIAGPKVAGPGLPPDACAKLAAEHLAAVRTGRRGPHRVIMGQTTYSLFPIRSGGRAPQAPRTSQAAQASRDVRESVLSDWLLAVEADAGDWADERLDLLQGVTQLIAVERDRRDAARTVRRRLAQEVLELVQTGAAPAEIAARLRVAAPVLLPGLGAAPHWQVVVARVEWDEGGLEAGPVAQSLLEEILVDPLATGPEPSDRIAVAHTGDEAIALVPLPAVSSEHDGSETGLLADALLAAVREPLSSGLDGDGRLTLGVSAAVHSAEGLRGALEEARHARRVAAARPGRVCAAGHQELASHVLLLPFVPDDVRKAFTARLLDPLRDYDRRHRAELIPTLEAFLDCDGSWTRCASRLHLHVNTLRYRVGRIEQLTGRDLSRLEDKLDFFLALRMS, from the coding sequence ATGCGGCTGCGCGCACTGCTGGACACCGATGCGCTGGGCCTCAGGCTCCTCGGCGGCGGGGACGAGCTGGACCGCACGGTACGGGGTGTCATGACCACCGACCTGCGGGACCCCAGCCGCTACCTCTCCGGGGGCGAGCTGGTGCTGACGGGCCTGGCGTGGCGCCGGGACGCGGCGGACTCCGAGCCGTTCGTACGGATCCTGGTGCAGGCCGGCGTGGCGGCGCTCGCGGCCGGTGAGGCGGAGCTGGGGGCCGTTCCGGAGGACCTGGCCGTGGCCTGCGCCCGGCACCGTCTCCCGCTGTTCGCGGTGCACGAGTCGGTGGCCTTCGCGACGATCACCGAGCACGTCGTGCGGCAGGTGTCCGGCGAGCGCGCCGGGGACCTCGCGGCCGTCGTGGACCGGCACCGCCGGATGATGACCTCGGGCCCGGCGGGCGGCGGCCCGGACGTGGTCCTGGACCTGCTCGGCTCCGACCTGGACCTGCGGGCCTGGGTCCTGTCCCCCACCGGGCGGCTCATCGCGGGCCCGAAGGTGGCGGGGCCCGGCCTGCCGCCCGACGCGTGCGCGAAGCTGGCGGCCGAACACCTTGCGGCCGTCCGCACCGGGCGGCGCGGACCGCACCGGGTGATCATGGGCCAGACGACGTACTCGCTGTTCCCGATCCGCAGCGGCGGCCGCGCCCCGCAGGCCCCACGGACCTCGCAGGCCGCCCAGGCATCGCGGGACGTGCGCGAGAGCGTCCTGTCGGACTGGCTGCTGGCCGTCGAGGCGGACGCCGGGGACTGGGCGGACGAGCGCCTCGACCTGCTCCAGGGCGTCACTCAGCTGATCGCCGTCGAGCGGGACCGCCGGGACGCCGCGCGCACGGTGCGCAGGCGCCTCGCGCAGGAGGTGCTGGAGCTGGTCCAGACGGGCGCGGCGCCGGCGGAGATCGCGGCCCGCCTGCGGGTGGCCGCGCCGGTGCTGCTGCCGGGGCTGGGGGCCGCCCCGCACTGGCAGGTGGTCGTGGCCCGGGTCGAGTGGGACGAAGGCGGCCTGGAGGCCGGCCCGGTCGCCCAGTCGCTCCTGGAGGAGATCCTGGTCGACCCGCTCGCCACCGGACCCGAGCCCTCCGACCGTATCGCCGTGGCCCACACCGGCGACGAGGCCATCGCCCTGGTCCCGCTGCCGGCGGTGTCGAGCGAGCACGACGGCTCCGAGACCGGCCTCCTCGCCGACGCGCTGCTCGCGGCGGTTCGGGAGCCGCTGTCGTCCGGCCTCGACGGCGACGGGCGGCTCACGCTGGGCGTCAGCGCGGCCGTGCACTCGGCGGAAGGGCTGCGCGGGGCCCTGGAGGAGGCACGGCACGCCCGGCGCGTGGCCGCCGCCCGCCCCGGCCGGGTCTGCGCGGCGGGCCACCAGGAACTGGCCTCGCACGTGCTGCTGCTCCCGTTCGTCCCGGACGATGTGCGGAAAGCGTTTACCGCCCGTCTCCTGGACCCGCTGCGCGACTACGACCGACGGCACCGCGCCGAGCTGATCCCGACCCTGGAAGCGTTCCTGGACTGCGACGGTTCCTGGACGCGGTGCGCGTCCCGGCTGCACCTGCACGTCAACACACTGCGCTACCGGGTCGGACGGATCGAGCAGTTGACGGGCCGTGACCTCTCGCGGCTGGAGGACAAGCTGGATTTCTTCCTTGCGCTGCGGATGAGCTGA
- a CDS encoding FAD binding domain-containing protein has translation MDFLRPASWEEALAAKAEHPTAVPIAGGTDVMVEINFDHRRPEYLLDLTRVDDLYAWEVGEESVRLGASVPYTRIMENLRTELPGLALASHTVASPQIRNRGGVGGNLGTASPAGDAHPALLAAGAEVEAESVRGTRRIPIDAFYTGVKRNALAPDELIRAVHIKKADGPQQYSKVGTRNAMVIAVCAFGLALHPQSRTVRTGIGSAAPTPVRAKNAEDFLNAALEEGGFWDNGKIIAPSVAKQFADLCAAACSPIDDVRGTASYRRHAVGVMARRTLTWTWESYRGPRRTAKGAA, from the coding sequence ATGGACTTCCTTCGCCCCGCCAGCTGGGAGGAGGCGCTCGCCGCCAAGGCCGAGCACCCCACCGCTGTGCCGATTGCGGGTGGCACCGACGTGATGGTCGAGATCAACTTCGACCACCGCAGGCCCGAGTACCTGCTCGACCTCACCCGCGTGGATGACCTCTATGCATGGGAGGTCGGCGAGGAGAGCGTGCGGCTCGGCGCCTCCGTCCCCTACACCCGGATCATGGAGAACCTGCGTACGGAGCTGCCGGGCCTGGCCCTCGCCTCGCACACCGTGGCCTCCCCGCAGATCCGCAACCGCGGCGGCGTCGGCGGCAACCTCGGCACCGCCTCCCCGGCCGGCGACGCCCACCCCGCCCTGCTGGCGGCCGGCGCCGAGGTCGAGGCGGAGTCGGTGCGCGGTACCCGCCGGATCCCGATCGACGCCTTCTACACCGGCGTGAAGCGCAACGCGCTCGCCCCCGACGAGCTGATCCGCGCCGTGCACATCAAGAAGGCCGACGGCCCGCAGCAGTACTCCAAGGTGGGTACCCGCAACGCCATGGTCATCGCCGTCTGCGCCTTCGGTCTCGCGCTGCACCCGCAGTCCCGGACCGTCCGTACCGGCATCGGCTCGGCCGCGCCCACCCCCGTTCGGGCGAAGAACGCCGAGGACTTCCTCAACGCGGCGCTCGAAGAAGGCGGTTTCTGGGACAACGGAAAGATCATCGCCCCGTCGGTCGCCAAGCAGTTCGCGGACCTGTGCGCCGCCGCGTGCAGCCCCATCGACGACGTCCGGGGGACGGCGAGTTACCGACGGCACGCGGTGGGCGTCATGGCCCGCCGCACGCTGACCTGGACGTGGGAGTCGTACCGCGGCCCCCGCCGCACCGCAAAGGGAGCCGCGTGA
- a CDS encoding ATP-binding protein encodes MERQARGSGPTAIAGTSATRQAGENRAEDVTEQDRASQLRRRLGRADLRAVPETRRALRELLRGWGRPGRSETAELLTSELVTNALVHTDDDAVLTATVSPSGLRVEVRDCAAHRPRPRVPSADEATHGRGLVLVESLADTWGVRAQGGGKVVWFELGAGAA; translated from the coding sequence ATGGAGAGGCAGGCACGGGGAAGCGGTCCGACGGCGATCGCGGGCACCTCGGCGACGAGACAGGCGGGGGAGAACAGGGCCGAGGACGTGACGGAGCAGGACCGGGCGTCGCAGCTCAGGCGCAGACTCGGGCGGGCGGACCTGCGGGCGGTGCCCGAGACGCGCCGGGCGCTGAGGGAGCTGTTGCGGGGCTGGGGCAGGCCGGGGCGGTCGGAGACGGCGGAACTGCTCACCAGTGAACTCGTCACCAACGCGCTCGTGCACACCGACGACGACGCGGTCCTGACGGCCACCGTCTCACCGTCCGGCCTGCGGGTGGAGGTGCGGGACTGCGCGGCCCACCGTCCACGGCCGAGGGTGCCGAGCGCCGACGAGGCCACGCACGGCCGGGGTCTGGTCCTGGTGGAATCGCTCGCGGACACGTGGGGGGTACGGGCGCAGGGCGGCGGAAAGGTCGTCTGGTTCGAGCTGGGCGCCGGAGCCGCGTGA
- a CDS encoding DUF2637 domain-containing protein, whose protein sequence is MRLTDISLNWLLPGAVLLLGMLAAVAVLARGKRSSGANASADDSWERTEERRRRKEAIYGTASYVLLFCCAAVAAALSFHGLVGFGQQNLGLTNGWEYLVPFGLDGAAMFCSVLAVREASHGDAALGSRILVWTFAGAAAWFNWVHAPRGLGHDGAPQFFSGMSLSAAVLFDRALKQTRRAALREQGLVPRPLPQIRVVRWARAPRETYKAWSLMLLENVRSLDEAVEEVRDDKARKEETKLRRREQHRVERAQLKAISRGHGPRFPGRGGGGGGRQEAPAALEPATAERVSAEPAIANSAEQLPVRSRHSLQPVRHGADSSITVDLTAEDDTMALPRLDSLERKLKDLEQQFG, encoded by the coding sequence ATGAGATTGACCGACATATCGCTGAACTGGCTGCTTCCGGGCGCCGTACTGCTCCTGGGCATGCTGGCGGCGGTGGCGGTGCTCGCGCGCGGCAAGCGCTCCTCCGGGGCAAACGCCAGCGCGGACGATTCGTGGGAGCGTACCGAGGAGCGCCGCAGGCGCAAGGAAGCCATATATGGCACCGCCTCCTACGTCCTTCTGTTCTGCTGTGCGGCCGTGGCCGCCGCGCTCTCCTTCCACGGTCTGGTCGGCTTCGGCCAGCAGAACCTCGGCCTCACCAACGGCTGGGAGTACCTGGTCCCGTTCGGCCTCGACGGCGCGGCCATGTTCTGCTCCGTGCTCGCGGTGCGCGAGGCCAGTCACGGTGACGCCGCACTCGGCTCCCGGATACTCGTGTGGACGTTCGCGGGCGCCGCGGCCTGGTTCAACTGGGTGCACGCGCCCAGGGGCCTCGGCCACGACGGCGCGCCGCAGTTCTTCTCCGGCATGTCCCTCTCGGCTGCCGTGCTCTTCGACCGGGCCCTGAAGCAGACCCGCCGGGCCGCGCTGCGCGAGCAGGGTCTCGTGCCCCGTCCGCTCCCGCAGATCCGCGTCGTGCGCTGGGCACGCGCCCCCCGCGAGACCTACAAGGCCTGGTCGCTGATGCTCCTCGAGAACGTGCGCAGCCTGGACGAGGCCGTCGAGGAAGTCCGCGACGACAAGGCCCGCAAGGAAGAGACGAAGCTGCGCCGCCGCGAGCAGCACCGCGTCGAGCGGGCGCAGTTGAAGGCGATCAGCAGGGGCCACGGCCCTCGCTTTCCCGGCCGCGGTGGCGGCGGTGGTGGCCGTCAGGAGGCTCCGGCCGCCCTGGAGCCGGCCACGGCCGAGCGGGTCTCCGCGGAGCCTGCCATAGCCAACTCGGCGGAGCAGCTGCCCGTACGCTCACGGCACTCCCTTCAGCCCGTGCGCCACGGAGCTGACTCCTCGATCACCGTCGACCTCACCGCGGAGGACGACACCATGGCCCTGCCGCGCCTCGACTCCCTGGAGCGCAAGCTCAAGGACCTGGAGCAGCAGTTCGGCTGA
- a CDS encoding xanthine dehydrogenase family protein molybdopterin-binding subunit gives MPSNGAPLGTPTKVTQGSPTKGGIGESTLRPDGTLKVTGEFAYSSDMWHEDMLWGQILRSTVAHAEIVSIDTSEALALPGVYAVMTYDDLPTDVKNYGLEIQDTPVLAHGKVRHHGEPVAIVAADHPETARRAAAKIKVEYRELPVVTDEASATAPDAILIHEGRDDHHIGHVPHPNIVHRQPIIRGDAAAAAARADVVVRGEYTFGMQDQAFLGPESGLAVPEEDGGVHLYIATQWLHSDLRQIAPVLGLPESKVRMTLSGVGGAFGGREDLSMQIHACLLALRTGKPVKIVYNRFESFFGHVHRHPAKLFYEHGATRDGKLTHVKCRIVLDGGAYASASPAVVGNASSLGIGPYVVDDVEIEAIALYTNNPPCGAMRGFGAVQACFAYEAQMDKVAAELGMDPVEFRRLNAMEQGTLLPTGQPVDSPAPVAEILRRVKAMPLPPERQWESSEGADVRQLPGGLSNTTHGEGVVRGIGYAVGIKNVGFSEGFDDYSTARVRMEVIAGEPVATVHTAMAEVGQGGVTVHAQIARTELGVSQVTIRPADTQVGSAGSTSASRQTYVTGGAVKNSCELVREKVLELGRRRFGSYHPAWATAELLLEGGKVVTDGGEVLADLVDVLEDGCVEVEAEWRHRATEPFDLRTGQGNGHVQYSFAAHRAVVEVDTELGLVKVVELACVQDVGKALNPLSVIGQIQGGTTQGLGVAVMEEIIVDPKTAKVRNPSFTDYLIPTILDTPTIPVDVLELADDHAPYGLRGVGEAPTLSSTPAVLAAIRNATGLELNRTPVRPEHLTGT, from the coding sequence ATGCCTTCCAACGGCGCTCCCCTAGGCACTCCCACCAAGGTCACCCAGGGCTCCCCGACCAAGGGCGGCATCGGTGAGTCCACGCTCCGCCCCGACGGCACCCTCAAGGTCACCGGCGAGTTCGCGTACTCGTCGGACATGTGGCACGAGGACATGCTCTGGGGCCAGATCCTGCGCTCCACGGTCGCCCACGCCGAGATCGTCTCCATCGACACGTCGGAGGCCCTCGCCCTGCCCGGTGTCTACGCCGTGATGACGTACGACGACCTGCCGACCGACGTGAAGAACTACGGCCTGGAGATCCAGGACACCCCAGTCCTGGCCCACGGCAAGGTCCGGCACCACGGCGAGCCGGTCGCGATCGTGGCCGCGGACCACCCCGAGACCGCCCGCCGCGCCGCCGCGAAGATCAAGGTCGAGTACCGCGAGCTGCCCGTCGTCACCGACGAGGCCTCGGCGACCGCGCCGGACGCGATCCTGATCCACGAGGGCCGCGACGACCACCACATCGGTCACGTCCCGCACCCGAACATCGTCCACCGCCAGCCGATCATCCGGGGCGACGCGGCCGCGGCCGCCGCGCGCGCCGATGTCGTCGTCAGGGGCGAGTACACCTTCGGCATGCAGGACCAGGCCTTCCTCGGCCCCGAGTCCGGCCTCGCCGTGCCCGAGGAGGACGGCGGCGTCCACCTCTACATCGCCACCCAGTGGCTCCACTCCGACCTGCGCCAGATCGCGCCCGTGCTCGGCCTGCCCGAGAGCAAGGTGCGGATGACGCTGTCCGGCGTCGGCGGCGCGTTCGGCGGCCGCGAGGACCTGTCGATGCAGATCCACGCCTGTCTGCTGGCCCTGCGCACCGGAAAACCCGTCAAAATCGTTTACAACCGTTTCGAGTCCTTCTTCGGCCACGTCCACCGCCACCCGGCGAAGCTCTTCTACGAGCACGGCGCGACCAGAGACGGCAAGCTCACCCACGTCAAGTGCCGGATCGTCCTCGACGGCGGCGCGTACGCCTCGGCCAGCCCGGCCGTCGTCGGAAACGCCTCCTCGCTCGGTATCGGTCCGTACGTCGTCGACGACGTCGAGATCGAGGCCATCGCCCTCTACACCAACAACCCGCCCTGCGGCGCGATGCGCGGCTTCGGCGCGGTCCAGGCCTGCTTCGCCTACGAGGCGCAGATGGACAAGGTCGCGGCCGAACTCGGCATGGATCCGGTGGAGTTCCGCCGGCTCAACGCGATGGAGCAGGGAACCCTCCTGCCGACCGGCCAGCCTGTCGACTCCCCGGCGCCGGTCGCCGAGATCCTGCGCCGGGTCAAGGCGATGCCGCTGCCCCCGGAGCGCCAGTGGGAGAGCAGCGAGGGCGCCGACGTACGGCAGCTGCCCGGCGGTCTGTCCAACACCACGCACGGCGAAGGCGTCGTACGGGGAATCGGTTACGCGGTCGGCATCAAGAACGTCGGTTTCTCCGAGGGCTTCGACGACTACTCGACCGCCCGGGTCCGCATGGAGGTCATCGCCGGAGAGCCCGTGGCGACCGTCCACACGGCCATGGCGGAGGTCGGCCAGGGCGGTGTCACCGTCCACGCGCAGATCGCCCGCACCGAGCTGGGCGTCTCGCAGGTGACCATCCGGCCCGCGGACACGCAGGTGGGCAGCGCCGGCTCGACCTCGGCCTCCCGGCAGACGTACGTCACCGGCGGCGCCGTGAAGAACTCCTGCGAGCTCGTCCGGGAGAAGGTCCTGGAGCTCGGCCGTCGCCGGTTCGGCTCCTACCACCCCGCCTGGGCCACCGCCGAGCTGCTCCTGGAGGGCGGCAAGGTCGTCACGGACGGCGGTGAGGTCCTCGCAGACCTGGTCGACGTGCTCGAGGACGGATGCGTCGAGGTCGAGGCGGAGTGGCGGCACCGGGCCACCGAGCCGTTCGACCTGCGCACGGGGCAGGGCAACGGCCACGTCCAGTACTCCTTCGCCGCGCACCGCGCCGTCGTCGAGGTCGACACCGAGCTCGGCCTGGTGAAGGTCGTCGAGCTGGCCTGTGTGCAGGACGTCGGCAAGGCGCTCAACCCGCTGTCCGTGATCGGTCAGATCCAGGGCGGTACGACCCAGGGTCTGGGCGTGGCGGTCATGGAGGAGATCATCGTCGACCCCAAGACGGCGAAGGTCAGGAACCCGTCGTTCACGGACTATCTGATCCCCACGATTCTCGACACGCCGACCATCCCGGTCGACGTGCTCGAACTCGCCGACGACCACGCCCCCTACGGGCTGCGTGGCGTCGGAGAGGCACCCACCCTGTCGTCGACTCCGGCGGTCCTCGCGGCCATCCGGAACGCGACCGGGCTGGAGCTCAACCGCACGCCGGTACGTCCGGAGCACCTCACCGGAACGTGA
- a CDS encoding (2Fe-2S)-binding protein: protein MRVNFTVNGRPQEADDVWEGESLLYVLRERLGLPGSKNACEQGECGSCTVRLDGVPVCSCLVAAGQAEGRDVVTVEGLAEYAKQRAEHGGCGTGSCGASGASDTSLDEADGRPAKGADSHTGEGTELAPIQQAFIDAGAVQCGFCTPGLLVAADEMLERNPNPSDADIREALSGNLCRCTGYEKIMDAVRLAAARQGEAV from the coding sequence ATGCGCGTCAACTTCACTGTCAACGGACGTCCGCAGGAAGCGGACGACGTGTGGGAGGGCGAGAGCCTGCTCTACGTGCTGCGTGAGCGGCTCGGGCTGCCGGGTTCGAAGAACGCCTGCGAGCAGGGCGAGTGCGGCTCGTGCACGGTCCGGCTGGACGGCGTCCCGGTGTGTTCCTGCCTGGTAGCCGCCGGACAGGCCGAGGGCCGCGACGTCGTCACCGTCGAGGGCCTCGCGGAGTACGCCAAGCAGCGCGCCGAGCACGGCGGTTGTGGAACCGGTTCCTGCGGCGCGTCGGGCGCGTCGGACACCTCCCTCGACGAGGCCGACGGACGGCCGGCCAAGGGCGCCGACTCCCACACCGGTGAGGGAACCGAACTCGCCCCGATCCAGCAGGCGTTCATCGACGCCGGCGCCGTCCAGTGCGGTTTCTGCACTCCGGGGCTGCTGGTCGCGGCCGACGAGATGCTGGAACGCAATCCGAACCCGAGCGACGCGGACATCCGCGAGGCGCTCTCCGGCAACCTCTGCCGGTGCACCGGTTACGAGAAGATCATGGACGCGGTCCGCCTGGCGGCCGCCCGTCAGGGAGAGGCGGTCTGA
- a CDS encoding GntR family transcriptional regulator — MEQGAQSSTGTGTPAVPGAEGRARVPAQSRGSAEYGEGADRERCGPTGAARGEHTHSEIPVPRPRPVVQRASVRGQILDALRTALVAGELLPGEVYSAPVLGDRFGVSATPVREAMQQLALEGAVEVVPNRGFRVIVRGTRELAELAEVRALIEVPVMLRLARTVPAERWAELRPVGEASVRAAASGCPATYAEADRIFHRAVLALSGNEQLVGVAEDLHRRSQWPLAGGSVRRGRTDLVADAAEHMALLEALTAGEPDRAQALVRGHFTGARG, encoded by the coding sequence GTGGAGCAGGGTGCGCAGAGCTCCACCGGTACCGGAACTCCGGCCGTGCCGGGGGCCGAGGGCCGTGCCCGGGTGCCGGCGCAGTCACGGGGGTCCGCCGAGTACGGCGAGGGCGCGGACCGGGAGAGATGCGGCCCGACCGGCGCCGCACGCGGCGAGCACACGCACAGCGAGATCCCCGTCCCGCGTCCCCGGCCGGTGGTGCAGCGCGCCTCGGTGCGCGGCCAGATCCTCGACGCGCTGCGCACCGCGCTCGTCGCCGGGGAACTGCTGCCGGGCGAGGTGTACTCGGCGCCGGTCCTCGGCGATCGCTTCGGGGTCTCCGCGACGCCGGTCCGCGAGGCGATGCAGCAGCTCGCGCTGGAAGGCGCCGTCGAGGTCGTCCCCAACCGGGGCTTCCGGGTGATCGTGCGAGGCACGCGCGAGCTGGCCGAGCTGGCCGAGGTACGCGCGCTGATCGAGGTTCCCGTGATGCTGCGGCTCGCCCGTACGGTGCCCGCCGAGCGCTGGGCGGAGCTGCGGCCGGTCGGCGAGGCGAGCGTGCGCGCGGCGGCCTCCGGCTGCCCGGCCACGTACGCGGAGGCCGACCGGATCTTCCACCGGGCGGTGCTCGCCCTGTCCGGCAACGAGCAACTGGTCGGCGTCGCCGAGGATCTGCACCGGCGCTCGCAGTGGCCGCTGGCCGGCGGTTCGGTGCGGCGCGGGCGGACGGATCTCGTGGCCGACGCGGCGGAGCACATGGCGCTGCTGGAAGCGTTGACGGCGGGGGAGCCGGACCGGGCGCAGGCGCTGGTGCGCGGGCACTTCACCGGCGCACGCGGCTGA
- a CDS encoding (2Fe-2S)-binding protein — MLTASSATAEAYARLAEVFPDLTVTELGHREPFPQGGGWVAAADLAQGGAALEAFLAWDDAQVLRDYGRPARPDVVASFGLHRYSWPACLLITVPWFLHRRVPRLPVTHVSYDRTGDGMRMAVRPPTSFACLPGDPAALLPGARVVPDEEALRAEVRAAIAEHHEPVLAGFGPPARRRGRALWGMVTDEIVEGLWYVAELLGEGEKDRARRELELLLPGATRPYVGSASFRELTGPDGETLPTRDRASCCMFYTLRPEDACATCPRTCDADRVTKLTAAAAS; from the coding sequence ATGCTCACAGCCTCGTCGGCCACAGCGGAGGCCTACGCCCGTCTCGCGGAGGTCTTCCCCGACCTGACCGTCACGGAGCTGGGACACCGGGAACCGTTTCCGCAGGGCGGCGGCTGGGTCGCCGCGGCCGACCTCGCGCAGGGCGGAGCGGCGCTGGAGGCCTTCCTCGCCTGGGACGACGCCCAGGTCCTCCGCGACTACGGCCGGCCCGCGCGCCCGGACGTCGTGGCGAGCTTCGGACTGCACCGGTACTCCTGGCCCGCCTGTCTGCTGATCACCGTCCCCTGGTTCCTGCACCGCCGGGTGCCCCGCCTCCCCGTGACACACGTCTCGTACGACCGCACCGGCGACGGCATGCGGATGGCCGTCCGGCCGCCCACCTCCTTCGCCTGTCTGCCGGGCGATCCGGCGGCACTGCTGCCCGGCGCCCGGGTGGTCCCTGACGAGGAGGCGCTCCGGGCGGAGGTGCGGGCGGCGATAGCCGAGCACCACGAGCCGGTGCTCGCCGGGTTCGGACCACCCGCGCGTCGCCGCGGCCGGGCCCTGTGGGGCATGGTGACCGACGAGATCGTCGAGGGCCTCTGGTACGTCGCCGAGCTGCTCGGCGAGGGCGAGAAGGACCGGGCGCGACGGGAACTGGAGCTGCTCCTGCCGGGCGCCACCCGGCCCTACGTCGGCTCGGCGTCCTTCCGCGAGCTGACCGGACCCGACGGCGAGACCCTGCCCACCCGGGACCGGGCGAGCTGCTGCATGTTCTACACACTGCGCCCCGAGGACGCCTGCGCCACCTGCCCGCGCACCTGCGACGCGGACCGCGTCACCAAGCTCACCGCGGCCGCCGCCAGTTGA
- a CDS encoding NCS2 family permease has translation MTQQSLEPRTTAEDAGEGTRVPAGRSWLDRYFHISRRGTTVAREVRGGVTTFMAMAYILLLNPLILSGKDVAGDTLGQRALITATAFAAAFTTLLMGFLGKVPLALAAGLSVSGVLSSQVAPEMTWPQAMGMCVLYGVVIMLLVVTGLREMIMNAIPLALKHGITMGIGLFIALIGFYKSGFVHQGEATPVTLGPAGELAGWPVLLFAGTLLLIFMLQARNIPGAILIGIVGGTVVAAILNATGVVDPKQWAAGAPELHGSAVSMPDFSLFGDVEFGGWGEVGAMTVGMIVFTLVLAGFFDAMATIIGVGTEAGLADDKGRMPGLSKALFIDGAGGAIGGVAGGSGQTVFIESATGVGEGARTGLASVVTGAFFAACLFFTPLTAIVPQEVASAALVVIGAMMLRNARHVDWADRATAVPVFLTVVLMPFTYTITTGVAAGVISYVAIKAAQGRAREIGAFMWVLTAIFLVYFALNPIESWLGVH, from the coding sequence ATGACCCAGCAGTCACTGGAGCCGAGGACCACAGCCGAAGACGCGGGCGAAGGCACCCGCGTCCCGGCCGGACGGTCCTGGCTCGATCGGTACTTCCACATATCCAGGCGGGGAACCACGGTCGCCCGCGAAGTGCGCGGAGGCGTCACCACCTTCATGGCGATGGCGTACATCCTCCTGCTCAACCCCCTGATCCTGTCCGGCAAGGACGTGGCCGGGGACACCCTCGGTCAGAGAGCGCTGATCACCGCAACCGCTTTCGCAGCGGCTTTCACCACGCTGCTGATGGGCTTCCTCGGCAAGGTGCCGCTCGCGCTCGCCGCCGGGCTCTCCGTCTCGGGCGTCCTGTCCTCCCAGGTCGCCCCGGAGATGACCTGGCCGCAGGCGATGGGCATGTGCGTGCTGTACGGCGTCGTCATCATGCTGCTGGTCGTCACCGGTCTGCGCGAGATGATCATGAACGCGATTCCGCTCGCGCTCAAGCACGGCATCACCATGGGCATCGGCCTGTTCATCGCGCTCATCGGTTTCTACAAGTCCGGCTTCGTGCACCAGGGCGAGGCGACCCCGGTCACCCTCGGCCCGGCGGGCGAACTCGCGGGCTGGCCCGTCCTGTTGTTCGCCGGCACGCTGCTGCTGATCTTCATGCTCCAGGCCCGGAACATCCCCGGCGCCATCCTCATCGGCATCGTCGGCGGCACGGTCGTCGCCGCGATCCTGAACGCCACCGGGGTCGTGGACCCGAAGCAGTGGGCGGCCGGCGCTCCGGAACTGCACGGCAGCGCGGTCTCGATGCCCGACTTCTCGCTCTTCGGGGACGTGGAGTTCGGCGGCTGGGGCGAGGTCGGCGCGATGACCGTCGGCATGATCGTCTTCACGCTCGTCCTCGCCGGGTTCTTCGACGCGATGGCCACCATCATCGGCGTCGGCACCGAGGCGGGGCTCGCCGACGACAAGGGCCGGATGCCGGGCCTGTCCAAGGCGCTGTTCATCGACGGCGCCGGCGGAGCGATCGGCGGAGTGGCGGGCGGCTCCGGCCAGACCGTGTTCATCGAGTCGGCGACCGGCGTGGGCGAGGGAGCCCGTACGGGTCTCGCCTCGGTCGTCACCGGCGCCTTCTTCGCGGCCTGTCTGTTCTTCACCCCGCTCACCGCGATCGTCCCGCAGGAGGTCGCCTCCGCCGCCCTGGTCGTCATCGGCGCGATGATGCTGAGGAACGCCCGCCACGTCGACTGGGCCGACCGGGCAACCGCTGTCCCGGTGTTTCTGACCGTCGTCCTGATGCCGTTCACGTACACCATCACCACCGGAGTCGCCGCGGGTGTCATCTCCTACGTCGCGATCAAGGCCGCGCAGGGCAGGGCGCGGGAGATCGGCGCCTTCATGTGGGTCCTGACGGCGATCTTCCTCGTCTACTTCGCCCTCAACCCGATCGAGAGCTGGCTGGGCGTGCACTAG